Proteins co-encoded in one Amaranthus tricolor cultivar Red isolate AtriRed21 chromosome 7, ASM2621246v1, whole genome shotgun sequence genomic window:
- the LOC130817796 gene encoding leucine--tRNA ligase, cytoplasmic-like isoform X3, translated as MYASHTGSIKPEQLSDEEFEYWYPFDLRVSGKGLIQNHLTFSIYNHTTIMDKRHWPRGFRCNGHILLNAEKMSKSTGNFRTLREAIKEFSADTTRSALADAGDDVDDANFVFETANAAILRLTKEISWMEEVLAADSVLRAGEPSTYADRVFENEINLAINLTEQSYQNYMFREALKT; from the exons ATGTATGCATCTCATACCGGTTCCATAAAGCCAGAACAACTTAGTGATGAG GAATTTGAATACTGGTATCCTTTTGATCTTCGGGTGTCTGGCAAGGGCCTTATTCAGAACCACTTGACATTTAGCATTTATAATCACACTACAATTATGGACAAACGCCACTGGCCCCGTGGGTTCAGATGTAATGGACACATTTTGTTGAATGCTGagaagatgtccaagtccactGGGAACTTCAGGACTTTACGAGAAGCTATTAAAGAATTCTCTGCTGATACAACACGTTCTGCCCTGGCTGATGCTGgtgatgatgtagatgatgcaAATTTCGTGTTTGAAACTGCAAATGCAGCAATTCTCCGTCTCACAAAAGAGATTTCATGGATGGAAGAAGTTCTTGCTGCAGATTCTGTTCTGAGAGCGGGTGAGCCATCTACATATGCTGATCGGGTGTTTGAAAATGAAATCAATTTAGCGATAAACCTGACTGAGCAAAGCTACCAGAACTACATGTTCCGAGAAGCTCTAAAAACGTGA
- the LOC130817796 gene encoding leucine--tRNA ligase, cytoplasmic-like isoform X1, with protein sequence MYASHTGSIKPEQLSDEVWDYLFCGSSYPQSLDINPNVINQMKQEFEYWYPFDLRVSGKGLIQNHLTFSIYNHTTIMDKRHWPRGFRCNGHILLNAEKMSKSTGNFRTLREAIKEFSADTTRSALADAGDDVDDANFVFETANAAILRLTKEISWMEEVLAADSVLRAGEPSTYADRVFENEINLAINLTEQSYQNYMFREALKT encoded by the coding sequence ATGTATGCATCTCATACCGGTTCCATAAAGCCAGAACAACTTAGTGATGAGGTATGGGATTATTTATTTTGTGGTAGTTCATATCCTCAGTCTTTAGATATCAATCCGAATGTGATTAACCAGATGAAGCAGGAATTTGAATACTGGTATCCTTTTGATCTTCGGGTGTCTGGCAAGGGCCTTATTCAGAACCACTTGACATTTAGCATTTATAATCACACTACAATTATGGACAAACGCCACTGGCCCCGTGGGTTCAGATGTAATGGACACATTTTGTTGAATGCTGagaagatgtccaagtccactGGGAACTTCAGGACTTTACGAGAAGCTATTAAAGAATTCTCTGCTGATACAACACGTTCTGCCCTGGCTGATGCTGgtgatgatgtagatgatgcaAATTTCGTGTTTGAAACTGCAAATGCAGCAATTCTCCGTCTCACAAAAGAGATTTCATGGATGGAAGAAGTTCTTGCTGCAGATTCTGTTCTGAGAGCGGGTGAGCCATCTACATATGCTGATCGGGTGTTTGAAAATGAAATCAATTTAGCGATAAACCTGACTGAGCAAAGCTACCAGAACTACATGTTCCGAGAAGCTCTAAAAACGTGA
- the LOC130817796 gene encoding leucine--tRNA ligase, cytoplasmic-like isoform X2 has translation MYASHTGSIKPEQLSDEMKQEFEYWYPFDLRVSGKGLIQNHLTFSIYNHTTIMDKRHWPRGFRCNGHILLNAEKMSKSTGNFRTLREAIKEFSADTTRSALADAGDDVDDANFVFETANAAILRLTKEISWMEEVLAADSVLRAGEPSTYADRVFENEINLAINLTEQSYQNYMFREALKT, from the exons ATGTATGCATCTCATACCGGTTCCATAAAGCCAGAACAACTTAGTGATGAG ATGAAGCAGGAATTTGAATACTGGTATCCTTTTGATCTTCGGGTGTCTGGCAAGGGCCTTATTCAGAACCACTTGACATTTAGCATTTATAATCACACTACAATTATGGACAAACGCCACTGGCCCCGTGGGTTCAGATGTAATGGACACATTTTGTTGAATGCTGagaagatgtccaagtccactGGGAACTTCAGGACTTTACGAGAAGCTATTAAAGAATTCTCTGCTGATACAACACGTTCTGCCCTGGCTGATGCTGgtgatgatgtagatgatgcaAATTTCGTGTTTGAAACTGCAAATGCAGCAATTCTCCGTCTCACAAAAGAGATTTCATGGATGGAAGAAGTTCTTGCTGCAGATTCTGTTCTGAGAGCGGGTGAGCCATCTACATATGCTGATCGGGTGTTTGAAAATGAAATCAATTTAGCGATAAACCTGACTGAGCAAAGCTACCAGAACTACATGTTCCGAGAAGCTCTAAAAACGTGA
- the LOC130818417 gene encoding disease resistance protein RGA2-like encodes MADAILYGIAEEILKNVGSYMVDEIASAWGFKSDLDKLKRNVDLIKAFLVDAEERQTDSNAVRHWLLNLTEVVYAADDLFDEFITVATRKQLNGGNKFSNEVHTFFSRYNQIAYAHRIARKIKVIREELDDIVKQGKDLNLASQSYVEGRVITKRRDQSYSFVEAEQVIGRDADKNAILDLLLASSSSGNDEHGHEQSVLPVIVIVGIGGLGKTALAQYIYNDPSIDEFFELKLWVCVSDVFDVKEITEKILKSVTNSETPKLEMDQLQSRLRDKIGDKKYFLVLDDVWNDSHEKWLKMRALLKTGKKGSKILVTTRWSKVATIMCTFPIPPYDLQGLSKEKSWELFEKLAFTPGQAQRMPHLVDIGKEMVRKCANVPLAIRIVGSILYGEDESKWLSIRNKNLSKLSDERSDIMDILKISYNHLASPLKNCFAYCALFPKDYNFNKDILINLWMAEGFIVLAADESMSFEELGEEYFLTLLQRGLFQDVQKDEWGCIESCKMHDVIHDLAQHVAKPKCLVIKADQSFDQNSIYHLSFAFRLNFQRTIPSTVLSLRRLRTLLLPQQQSDGSTFGKCQQMISKLTYLRVLDLHALGLKNLPGSIGKLIHLRYLNLSSNPFAVLPDSITKLHNLQTLNLNNCRKLFKLPSNIKKLVNLRTLDNGHSIFCHIPLGIGNLTSLHYLPVFKVTKHANSARLSELNKLKNLRGKLHIDFDDHLKTTMLEAGEGGFTDKHGLNELDISFAIGECDLFGDLNKIVIPPEADSEHDEVVLEGLKPHRNLRKLKISHYQGRKLPYWSMNNSLIDTLSKLVEIELYEWNHCQLPAFSQLPLLKRLSLTRVLCVEYMEILNDDHSSSTNDQLFYPSLEILELHVMISLKGWWKGFDASSSELGLAQPAMSFPKLSTLDVHYCENLTSLPTCPNVEKVHLSNETKNLSILNIVTESSRLKSLTIDNVEDLLSIHSECLLELSWLRIKDSALLSTEKLGDLFATLSSSLKSLSFENCENLISISKGLEHLTALETLRIVSCDQLDLSPNETQLECENRDEYCRFSKDMPWKAFKTSLRSLSLFSLKKLVNLPSELQHLTNLRSLELLFNYELRTLPEWITCFSSLEYLDMCCCKKVTCLPESFSKLAALQELRISSCPQLIKRCGGPNGKDWPKIKHIPLIVVEDYGSVVED; translated from the coding sequence atggCTGATGCAATTTTGTATGGGATTGCTGAGGAAATCTTGAAAAATGTGGGATCTTATATGGTTGATGAAATTGCTTCAGCTTGGGGATTCAAGTCTGATCTTGACAAGCTGAAGCGTAATGTTGACCTCATCAAAGCTTTCCTGGTTGATGCCGAGGAGAGGCAAACTGATAGCAACGCTGTTCGTCATTGGCTTTTAAATCTTACTGAAGTTGTGTATGCTGCCGATGACTTGTTCGATGAGTTCATTACTGTTGCAACTCGGAAACAGCTGAACGGTGGGAACAAATTCAGCAATGAGGTACACACTTTTTTTTCCCGTTATAATCAGATTGCATATGCTCATAGAATTGCTCGTAAGATTAAAGTCATTAGGGAAGAGCTTGACGACATAGTTAAACAAGGAAAAGACTTGAACTTGGCAAGCCAGTCTTATGTGGAAGGGAGAGTGATCACTAAGAGGAGAGATCAGAGTTATTCATTTGTTGAGGCTGAGCAAGTTATTGGTAGAGATGCTGATAAGAATGCCATTTTAGACTTATTACTTGCATCATCGTCTTCTGGTAACGATGAGCATGGGCATGAGCAGAGTGTGCTCCCTGTAATAGTAATTGTAGGAATCGGGGGTTTGGGTAAGACGGCTTTAGCTCAATACATCTATAACGATCCTTCAATTGATGAGTTCTTTGAGTTGAAGTTATGGGTGTGTGTCTCAGATGTGTTTGATGTCAAGGAAATCACTGAGAAGATCCTCAAATCTGTAACCAATTCAGAAACTCCAAAGTTAGAGATGGATCAGTTACAGAGTAGATTGCGAGATAAAATTGGTGATAAGAAATACTTTCTTGTTCTGGACGATGTGTGGAATGACAGTCACGAGAAGTGGCTAAAGATGAGAGCTCTTTTGAAGACCGGTAAGAAAGGGAGTAAGATCCTAGTAACTACTCGCTGGAGTAAGGTGGCAACAATAATGTGCACATTTCCTATTCCTCCTTATGATTTACAAGGTCTATCGAAAGAGAAGTCGTGGGAATTGTTTGAAAAGCTTGCATTTACGCCTGGGCAAGCTCAACGGATGCCACACCTTGTTGACATTGGGAAGGAGATGGTTCGAAAGTGTGCCAATGTCCCGTTGGCCATAAGAATAGTAGGGAGCATTCTTTATGGTGAAGATGAAAGCAAGTGGTTGtcaattagaaataaaaatctttCAAAACTATCCGATGAGCGAAGCGACATTATGGACATTCTCAAGATTAGCTACAATCATCTTGCTTCACCATTGAAAAATTGTTTTGCTTATTGTGCATTGTTTCCCAAAGATTATAATTTCAATAAAGATATTTTGATAAATCTTTGGATGGCTGAGGGATTCATTGTTCTTGCTGCTGATGAAAGTATGAGTTTTGAAGAGCTTGGCGAGGAGTATTTTCTTACTTTATTGCAAAGAGGATTGTTCCAAGATGTCCAAAAGGATGAATGGGGATGCATTGAAAGTTGCAAAATGCATGACGTTATCCATGATCTTGCTCAACATGTGGCCAAGCCCAAGTGCTTAGTCATAAAAGCCGACCAGAGTTTCGATCAGAATAGCATTTATCACTTATCTTTTGCTTTTCGTTTGAATTTTCAGAGGACTATTCCATCCACGGTGCTGAGCTTGAGACGGCTAAGGACATTACTATTACCACAACAACAAAGTGACGGATCCACCTTCGGCAAATGCCAACAAATGATATCAAAGTTAACCTACTTGCGGGTGCTGGATTTGCATGCCCTTGGATTAAAAAATCTACCTGGTTCAATAGGTAAATTGATTCACTTAAGATATCTCAACCTCTCCTCAAACCCTTTTGCAGTCCTCCCTGATTCAATCACTAAACTTCACAACTTGCAGACTTTAAATCTAAACAATTGTAGAAAGCTTTTTAAATTACcctcaaatataaaaaaactggTCAATTTAAGAACTCTTGATAATGGTCATTCTATCTTTTGTCACATTCCTTTAGGAATAGGCAACTTGACTTCTCTCCACTACCTACCTGTTTTCAAAGTCACTAAGCATGCCAATAGTGCCAGACTAAGTGAATTAAATAAACTCAAAAACCTGAGAGGAAAGTTGCACATAGATTTTGATGATCACTTAAAAACTACAATGTTAGAAGCAGGAGAGGGAGGATTTACCGACAAACATGGTTTGAATGAGTTGGATATAAGTTTTGCAATTGGTGAATGTGATTTGTTTGGTGACCTTAATAAGATTGTGATACCACCTGAAGCTGATAGTGAGCACGATGAGGTTGTGCTGGAAGGCCTAAAACCACATCGAAATTTAAGGAAGCTGAAaatatctcattaccaaggtCGAAAGCTCCCATATTGGTCTATGAACAATAGCCTAATTGATACCCTTTCAAAACTAGTTGAGATTGAACTTTATGAATGGAACCACTGCCAACTCCCCGCTTTTAGCCAACTACCTCTTTTGAAACGACTTTCTTTAACAAGAGTGCTATGTGTGGAATACATGGAGATTCTAAACGATGACCAttcatcatcaacaaatgaCCAATTATTCTACCCATCTCTTGAAATTCTTGAGCTACATGTTATGATAAGTTTAAAGGGGTGGTGGAAAGGATTCGATGCATCATCCAGTGAATTAGGACTAGCTCAACCTGCCATGTCATTTCCCAAGTTATCAACATTAGATGTTCATTACTGTGAAAACCTGACATCCTTGCCAACATGTCCTAATGTGGAGAAAGTGCATCTATCCAACGAAACCAAGAATCTGTCAATATTGAATATTGTAACAGAATCGTCAAGGTTGAAGTCGTTGACAATCGATAATGTGGAAGATCTTTTATCCATCCATTCAGAGTGTTTGCTTGAGCTTTCTTGGCTACGTATAAAGGATTCTGCACTACTATCTACTGAAAAATTAGGAGATCTCTTTGCAACTTTATCTTCTTCTCTTAAATCTTTGTCATTTGAAAATTGCGAAAACTTGATATCCATCTCTAAAGGCTTGGAACATCTTACTGCATTGGAGACCTTGAGAATTGTCTCCTGTGACCAGCTTGATCTATCACCAAATGAAACACAGCTAGAATGTGAAAATAGAGACGAATATTGCAGATTTTCTAAGGACATGCCATGGAAAGCCTTCAAAACTAGTCTTCGTTCATTAAGCCTATTTAGTCTCAAGAAACTAGTGAACCTTCCTAGTGAGCTTCAACACTTGACTAATCTTCGTTCTTTGGAGTTACTATTTAATTATGAATTGAGGACATTACCAGAATGGATAACTTGTTTCTCTTCTCTTGAATATTTGGATATGTGTTGTTGTAAAAAAGTAACGTGTCTCCCAGAAAGCTTTAGTAAGCTTGCTGCTCTACAAGAACTCAGAATATCCTCATGTCCGCAACTGATAAAAAGATGTGGAGGCCCAAACGGTAAAGATTGGCCTAAGATTAAGCATATCCCTCTTATCGTCGTTGAGGATTATGGATCAGTGGTAGAAGAttaa